The proteins below are encoded in one region of Chelmon rostratus isolate fCheRos1 chromosome 21, fCheRos1.pri, whole genome shotgun sequence:
- the LOC121625206 gene encoding THAP domain-containing protein 1-like — translation MVRTCAYPGCTNKDESGSPQTFHRFPLTNVALRRLWLLSLGLNVELTQLPKMRKLRVCSDHFSEDDYLPEGQTKRRILKSTAVPAPQDKRDIMSSIHGSQISGLQEDCMSQQHRSSRKIWWRRSSNDGLTPM, via the exons ATGGTGCGCACTTGTGCCTATCCAGGCTGtaccaacaaagatgagagtgggTCTCCTCAAACATTCCACCGATTCCCTTTGACGAATGTAGCTTTGAGGAGACTTTGGCTACTTTCTCTGGGCTTGAACGTGGAGCTCACCCAACTACCGAAGATGAGAAAGCTTCGCGTGTGCAGTGACCACTTCAGCGAGGACGACTATcttccagaaggacagacaaagagacgtattttgaagagcactgctgtacctgcaccccag gacaagagagatataatgtcttccattcacggcagtcaaatcagtgggttgcaagaagactgtatgagccaacaacacaggagttcCCGAAAGATTTGGTGGAGAAGGTCATCCAACGACGGCTTGACACCAATGTGA